In the Apteryx mantelli isolate bAptMan1 chromosome 1, bAptMan1.hap1, whole genome shotgun sequence genome, one interval contains:
- the IL1R2 gene encoding interleukin-1 receptor type 2 yields MQNHRFQEAFPQSSPSYFLWEKMCGLFFVLVACTMGASAFRIQQVESTEKCPDHTVYFKHYYELHGEPVVLKCPSPRYKHLDFSALTLNITWYKNDSKTMISGREEDPRIWAKGDALWFLPAMLEDSGVYICSRRNASYCAEVSIHLTVVEKTAAREISYPQVLFTFTAGNIVCPDLWDFTQNKTDLELKWYKDALPLEDNNEKFVRLEGSNTLIITSVLPTDCGYYTCKMSFPYEGVMYEITRTIRLETVEQEKRITPVIVYPTQKTTSAALGSRMTLPCKVFVGLSRYVYTEVEWLANNTIVDVAYEQSRVTVGERQETIENGENFIEVPLIFDSVKEVDFYTDFKCLARNGYGYQVLPTRVKQEAVGMSWYTAMIPIALACVILMGICIHKCWKQRADKGYTIAKV; encoded by the exons ATGCAGAACCACAG ATTTCAAGAAGCTTTCCCCCAGTCTTCTCCTTCCTATTTCCTCTGGGAAAAAATGTGTGGGCTCTTCTTCGTCCTGGTTGCATGCACAATGGGTGCCTCTGCTTTCAGAATCCAGCAAGTGGAAAGCACAG AAAAATGCCCAGATCACACCGTGTATTTCAAACACTACTATGAACTGCACGGAGAACCTGTGGTTCTGAAATGCCCTTCCCCCAGATACAAACATTTGGATTTTTCTGCCTTGACCCTTAATATCACATGGTATAAAAATGATTCAAAAACCATGATATCAGGAAGAGAGGAAGATCCAAGAATTTGGGCAAAAGGAGATGCACTCTGGTTTTTACCAGCAATGTTAGAAGACTCAGGAGTGTATATCTGCAGCAGAAG GAATGCCTCCTACTGTGCTGAGGTGTCCATCCACCTCACGGTCGTGGAAAAAACGGCTGCTCGTGAGATCTCCTATCCCCAAGTCCTCTTCACTTTCACTGCTGGAAATATCGTTTGCCCTGACCTGTGGGACTTTACACAAAATAAGACAGACCTGGAACTCAAATGGTACAAG GATGCGTTGCCTTTGGAAGATAACAATGAAAAATTTGTAAGACTAGAAGGTTCAAATACTCTGATCATCACTTCAGTATTACCGACAGACTGTGGCTATTATACCTGCAAGATGTCCTTTCCATATGAAGGTGTAATGTATGAAATCACCAGGACAATTCGACTGGAGACTGTTG aACAAGAAAAGAGAATTACCCCAGTAATTGTGTATCCAACTCAAAAGACAACATCAGCTGCTCTTG GCTCCAGGATGACTCTACCATGTAAAGTGTTTGTTGGACTGAGCAGATATGTCTATACTGAGGTGGAATGGCTCGCAAACAACACCATCGTTGATGTGGCTTATGAGCAAAGCAGAGTTACAGTTGGCGAACGACA agaAACCATAGAAAATGGTGAAAACTTCATTGAAGTGCCATTGATTTTTGATTCTGTTAAAGAAGTGGATTTTTATACAGACTTCAAGTGTCTGGCCCGGAATGGATATGGATACCAAGTACTACCAACAAGGGTCAAGCAGGAAG CTGTCGGCATGTCCTGGTACACTGCAATGATTCCCATCGCATTGGCCTGTGTGATCCTGATGGGGATATGCATACACAAATGCTGGAAGCAGAGAGCTGATAAAGGATATACAATAGCAAAGGTTTAA